Genomic segment of Arachis stenosperma cultivar V10309 chromosome 4, arast.V10309.gnm1.PFL2, whole genome shotgun sequence:
CATTTTCGTGAGGTCGTGAGGCAAACGAGAATGATCTACGACTCGATCCGCGTTCTCTGCACCATCAAGGAAGAGAAGCGCGTCCAGGAGGAGAAAAGGGCTGCCAAGAGGAGAGCTGCCGCCGCCGAGGAGGAGAGGATATGTTGGCGACGTGTTCCTCTTTCGGATGGAATTGTGTGTCCTTGGATTGCACGGTCAGATCCAGGCTGGCATTGATTACCTGGCAGCTTCCATGAGCCCCAACAATGAGCCAATTACAACGAGTGTTATTGTCTTCGGTGGCTACGAGGATGATATGGACGAAGGAGATGTCATAATCTACACTGGACAAGGCGGGCATGCcatgaattataaaaaaaaacatttatttaatatgaaaaaaagcatcctaatacttaacaaaagaaatatccaattatattttagcaaaaataattaaatatttataaaatttaaacaaatataaaattcttaaagaaatagaGACATCCACATTttcaatacaaaaaaattcaaaaaatatataaaagaacatccatttagtatgaaaaagaaacattctgaTACTTAGCAGAAGAAACATTCATATATATTAACTCGTAGAGATTTTGAATTCACCCAAACGTATTTGTCTAATTTTTTGCTAATACTCTTTTGATTTCTAgcattttttaataaaatatgtaTTAGTCTTTCCTTTGTTAATATGTAATACCAATATCTCAATTctaaagctataaataaaagTCAAGTCATATAGATACATTCATGTAaagttaacaaaaataatacaaatatatagtcaatttattataaaatattatagatacattctttttttaatgaaatgattggatttgaaatttattctaaattttttttaattgttcttTCGTATAGATACATTCTTTGTATGAGAAATGCATgtagatattaaaaaaaatctttgcCTAAATCATAAAAAGTTTCTTTTTTCATTCATGAACTATATATTCATCATCGACTAATCAAAGATGCTTTCTAATTTTATCTGAatacttaaaataaattttaattttatcttttattatttaaatttatttttaaatatttacttgtttttgtttcttctttccaatgccatCACTGATGCTGCTACTACTATCACTACCATATTTATCTTAATATCGaaagataaattttattggaAAAAAGAGATAGATCTAGTTTGGCTTGAGAAAGTGAATTGCAAGAACTCGTTCAACTGCAAGACATCTTGAATTCAAAAGAAAAGCATAAGTTATATGTACATTGCCTCAGCTATTCTAGTTTATCATGAAagtaacaaaaatttttttgtatacaAACATGTTGTGTATAgcaaacaaattaaaagaaaatgtaaTTACCTCCtcaagaataataataaaaaactttGGTATTTTATTGACTTGATTTAATATTGTCATGGTTGTTATTACCACCTGTGCATATGAAATTGAAAAACCATCGAAATTAAGTAATGATTTTTGGCATGACATTAGCAGGAGAAAGGAACCATTATTAGCCCTAAAGCTATTTAGAGAATACATAAGATTAACAAATTATATAATGTCTCAAAGTTTTTCAATCATTCTATTTATAATTGGTTTGCAGAATAGAAGTTGACAATATTCATGACAAATATggaaggacaataaacaaaattttataataaattttcaaGTCAAAATGCATTAAATGAGAAGGTTTTCTTTATTGTGGGTCACGGacatttataaaatttattgtaAAAAATGAACAAGTTGAATAATAGTAATTAATGTTCTGTTTTATACTAAATTCCACTCTTTATATTgtataggtttaattattctgttagtttttaaaattttattaaatttttaattaggtttttatatttttttaattgatttttatactGTTGTTAGTTTTATAATTAGTTCTTTCatagtataaaaaataataaaattaattgaatatttcTTTGCAAATTGAAggtattcataattaaaaaccTAACTAGATCTTTAATTACATGTATCTTAGgagaaatattttattaatcttaacgatttttatatgaaaaggatctaattacaaaattaaaactaatatagggactcaattgaaaaaatatatatataaagacttaattaaaaatttaataaaactataGGGATCAAAAGAATAATCAAACCTATTGTATATTAGTATTATTGCATTCTATCCATCATGAAAACAATAGTTTCTTTTTTCTAGTTTACAAGCTTGGCTTGTTTaggtgagtttttgaaaaaaaatgagttgttttttttttattttttaaaaatataaaaataattttatatttgaatatctcattcaaaaatatctttttatctatcaattatgtttagacacaataatataaaagtattttttgtttatttattatgtaaaataattttttttgagaaaaaatatcttttcaaaaatatgtaaATTGTGCTTGTTTTAGTgccattaaataaataaaaaagttattgaaaaaagatttatttttttagctgtttggtaaatttttaatagtaaaagtaaaagtactagaaaaatatctttttaaaaaaattacaatttatatttttttaaaaaggtcttttttttttaagaaaagatatttttcacatataaataaacaaaaaaaaataattttacccaaacataattgatagataaaaaagATTCTTTTGTATGAgatatttaaacataaaattatttttatttttttaaaagattttaaaaaaagattactcgaaaaaatataattttttagacTAGTTATTTAGGGAATTACATTATTTATCatgtaatattttaatataaaatacttatttttgtttttgtctctaaaattttaaaaactttggTTTTAGTGTAAGACCcagaatttttaaataaatcttattatgaattaatttcaattcatttattcattagaaattttattctcaaaaaattattttattaaagttaattAAATCAAAAACTAAAtcaggttttgataattaattagaattttacctaattttataattattgaattattttctatatttaaattacaaaattagtAGTTAcggaataataaaaatttttatgtgatttaattcaaataattgatatttttatgatttaatacttcaagttttagaaataaagaaaattaatctTATTATCTTATAAATTCAATCaaagaatttgattttaaaccaattagaattttaatacaacaaataatattttaaaatatttttcaagatttaattagatttttaattaatactCTATACCCCTAATTTTATTGAATATACCTAAACTAcccaaaataaaaacaaaattccCAAACTAAACCTATTAACCCTAGCCACCACCGCCACACCCCCTTTTCCCAAAAAGAAACAGCTTCAGAATGaattaagaaagaaaaatagaagggaaATGGAAACAGGGGAAGGAGGGGAGAGAGTGAGATCCGAGAAAgcagagagaaagagaaggaagaGCGCCGGGGGAAGAAGGAAAACGCGCCGGAGCTGGTGGGCTGTTCCGCCGCTCCTCGTCACGGGTGAAGCCGTCGCCGCCACCGATGCGTCCATGCCGTCGTGTGTCACTGATAGAGGAAGAGGAGCGCGAACCAGAGCCATGCAAGGGAGGAGCAAAGCGCGCGCAGGGGAGGAGTCACCGCTACCATGGTTAAGGTCGCCGACGTCGTCCTCACCGCAAGCCAGAGTCACCGTCATCCATGGTGGAGCCAAGGAGAGAGAGGGTCCACGGGGAAAGGAAGGTTGTTCGCGTTCTGCCGCCGCTGTTGGAAGGATGGCCGCCCTCGCCGATTTACTCGCCGCCATTTATGCTTGCCGCTACATCGCCGGAGCTCCACGCCGTCGCCGGAACCCGTCTTCTTGGTAAGCGTTTTGTTTCCAAAACCCCTTGAGATAAGTGTTCTGTTATAATCTGTTAGAGATTCTGAGATGTTGGTATCGTAGGTTCGAGTTCCGGTATTTGCGCGTCGAAATTAAGGTTGTTGTCGAACCACCGGAGCTTCTGGTAGCCGCCTTCACTAGAGGTAATTGCCGAAGCTGCCGCCTGATTGGTCAGAGGGTTATTGTTGCCTTCCGGGCCAGATTCACCGGTAACCCTGTCTCTCACTTTCTTGAAACCAGTTCCATTTCTATTCTGTTCTACTGTTTTGATTATTGTTGGTGTCTCTACTGCCTTAATCACTCAGATTAATGCTACCGCCGCCACTGGCTTGCCATTTCTGCTCGACTGTGCCCTTATTTGTCGTTCTGATTGTTGAAAGGAAATGTTGTCGAAGCTATAGCTTCTCCGTTCCCCATTCTCTTGTTCCTTTTCTGGTAAGACAAATTCTGTTGTGCTTTATCTCGCCATAATACTCCATTCCGACTCTTGTTTTATTAGTGCGTAATGTTCCTCTTTGCCTTGCTTGGTTGTGTTTATTTTGTCTATTACCTAAAGTTGCTGTATTTGCGGTTATTACTTTTGCTTGCCGTTCCTCTCCGTTAGCAGAGGGTGCTGGGAATACAAATCATGATGTAGCTGCTGCAGAATAAGGTGAAAAGAGGGTCTATCGCGTTAAAATCGCTGCGGGTTTGATTCTTTGAGGTAGGGATTTTTCCtaaaatctaatttatattaCAGAGTTGTGATAACTAGATATTAATGTGAGAGAACATATGTCTGTGATTATGATTGTCTTCTAAATGTGGTTGTTTGCTGTACTGAATGACTGATTGCTTGATTGCTTTAGTAGTTTGTGATTGTTGAAAAGAAATtagtttgaaaagttatttagtTGATTATTAGGAAAAATGGCTTTTCTTGGTTTTGAAGCTATTTTCGATAATGTAAAGGAATTGGCTTTGGAAATGGTTTAATTTTGAATTAGTGACTTTATAAATGATTTAGTATTTGAGctggtttgattttaaaaagagattTAATATGGGCACTGATTCgctttgaaaataatttgatattggaACTAGCTGAGAGGtttggaaaaaatttgagaaatgtttggatgggacccgaacagggtggcaaagtctgagttttagaggagatgctgtcgaaattttataaaattggaagttttatttgaagtaattaactaaaaagatttgtttTTAAACATTATATGTTTTAAGAATAATCTATTTATCaaagaaagaattatgttttggaaTTGAGATTGTTAATGAACGGAATGAAAAGAGGATTTGATGAggattttctttgaaatatggtttttgaatgaatttggaaatgaggtttggattgatgaatgattatgatgttgagaatgttgagatatgtggcttatgaatttgaaatatctgagatacgaggttccctggattaagtaccgtggcttgccaccacgtgtaccaggttgaaaactcgatactctgttgaccctacgacgtaagtgtgaccaggcactatataaattcccgggtatgttacccccattgagcaatattgattatttgagaaaaagctatgcatagacttttggggatgcacgtcgggggacagtctaaggacaattcagacttgtcgggtcggctggataaccgacagatgagcctcatcagccataggacaggcatgcatcatatgcatttgtatgctttgcttgggtttgaacttgtttgggtttgcctaattgttaaactgttcttaactgctacttgaactatttgctgtaaTTGCTACCTACTTGTGTTTTTCTTGTCTGTCTTGCCTGTGTTTGTCCTGGCGTGCTACATTTGAGAATGAACTTTGGTGgtgaattaatgattgtgttATTTGATTGCGTGGTTGGTTTCTGATTGAGAATTTCTTATAAAAAGGAAATGTTTTGAATTTCTGAAAAATTAAACATGtttctttgaaaaggttttgaacgaTTACctattggttttaaaaagaaaattcataaggcaatgataatcactaagtttgaaaatagttttcttattaaatatcttcttatgacaactttgaaaTTCCGTGGagagaccgtgtggttaggttcttACCCCCTACAGCTTTACTTTTTCAGGAACCGGAAGAAGAAGCATTAAGAAGAGTTGTACTGCGTTTGGTTTATAAGTTGTTgaattaattagattattttcttccCTCGTCATTGTTATCACaagtttgtaagagggataggatttgtatgttttatatgtatattatattatgagTTATTATGTAAGTagtcttgtatatgaatctatgcCTGTTTGTATTTTCTTAAAATCAATTGTTTATTTCCGGTTTTTCAAAGAAATCAGCGCTACAGTGCAAGtcacaggctcctattttagtatttaGTATGTAAAATAGTCGTAATACTTCTTTCTATTAGAGTAGCGCAGTTGGAAGCGTGATTtctgatagtgagggtgttacatttagcTTCTGCAGTTAATTTGTTTCGTTAAGTATTTGATGTAACACGTTAAATAGTAATGTGACCAGCTGCAATATTAACATGGCAAGATGTATTATATAAAGAGAAAGTTTAGGAGGCCAGCACTTTTGTTGAAATTTGGCTAGCATTTAAtcatcaaaagaaaaatgattAATCTTATATCATTAGATGTCATCTCACATTATTAAACATATTCATGATGGCTAATTAATGGCTAAATATCACAAATTCTGCTGCTCACTAACACGCCtcttatataaatatttatcaaGAGCGCTTGTCCAATCCAATTCAAATTGAAAATCGATTAAAATCGTACTAATTTAAAAGATCGGATTTTATATTCACTTCTCAAAACTAAACCAATTCAAAAGAATgtgatataatattattattttattattaaatttaaattgaacatataatatataaaatttgttacctatttttatcttatttatatattattatttgaatttttttctgaaataaaataaaaaaattattttcccAAAAATGATTTTGAACTTCAATTTTTCAAATACGAATGTTTTTAGAGAAGTTTACCGCACCCCGACgaactcaataaaaattatAGAATTCGTCTTATTCCGGCAAATTCcactcaaatttttaaaaatccacGTTTTTAATTCATATCATCGTCTCCAAAATAGTAtataaattttaagatttttttaattataaattaaaaaaaacaagcTATATTTAACAATGGCAATCATTATCATCGTCTCCAAAAATACACAGGTACACCAGAATAAGCCATATTTaacaagaattttttttaattttaaattaaaaaaataactatttctcaaaaataaaatatgactTATTCCTGTGTACTTTCATGTACTCTTGAGACGATGATAATGGTTACCATTGTTAACTTTCTAGCGAACTTGtccaaatacaaaaaaaaaattatattggaaaaattaaagttcaaaaatgatgtttaaaaaaataattttttattttattttaataaaaaaccATTATTATTCAGTAAATATTctgtaaatataaaataagaattgTTTTACTAACTTAAAAAGTTATTCTTACTTTTAATAATAAagtcttaattttttttaaatcaaataaacTAAACCAATCCAAATAGCAATAGTTTGAATTGGATTGAatcatatttaaaaataaaatcaaatcgATTCAATACAAATGcaacaaattatatatttcggatcatattatttttcttttaaaacctATCCAAACACCTCTTGGTGAACAACTTATTTATGATTTCTGGTACATGATTACTTTctaattattctatttattgGCCCACTTTTTTATTCTAATTCAAAAAAAGTGTTGTAATTATTGATGTTGTCGCTATGAATTATTAGAAACAAAGCACACTGTATGAAATAAATGATACAAAACATTGGTGTTCATACGAAGAGGAAGTTGTTTGTTTTGTAGTGGTTGTTTTGTTTTGACAATGTCTTTTTacatgtttgttttttttttaaatttgttgtaAATATTTTGTggcaaattatttattttttaatgacaATACCAAAGGGAAATATTTAATTAATCGTAAGATATTTGTCTCATCTCTTCTTTTTGAATTCAGTATGTTAATAACAAtctaaaaaattagattaaagaGAGGAAAATTGACTTACAAAATGTGATTCCATTTTTAGGAACGAAAATGCCAATAATAGCTTTTGGAAACGGGAGTTTTGCCAAGCAAAACCCTATGCTTTAAGAGTTTTTTTCTGCCAGCACTTTTTTTCTCCACCTAAGAATCACTTTGTCGGTATCTGGAACTACTATCCTAGGATACTCgcaatgtaaaaaatatttcacGTACATCCAATTATATATTAAGAAAGTATTGAGAACCAATACTAATTGTGTATAATGTGTataatagattaaaaaaataaaattataattaaaaattagatcattaattaattatttaatttcaaatttaaaaattttaaaaattaggattaatATTTAAACTCATTCACACTTTACGTACGGTTATTTCTAATCTTACCGTA
This window contains:
- the LOC130973746 gene encoding uncharacterized protein LOC130973746 isoform X2, whose product is METGEGGERVRSEKAERKRRKSAGGRRKTRRSWWAVPPLLVTGEAVAATDASMPSCVTDRGRGARTRAMQGRSKARAGEESPLPWLRSPTSSSPQARVTVIHGGAKEREGPRGKEGCSRSAAAVGRMAALADLLAAIYACRYIAGAPRRRRNPSSWFEFRYLRVEIKVVVEPPELLVAAFTRD
- the LOC130973746 gene encoding uncharacterized protein LOC130973746 isoform X1, which codes for METGEGGERVRSEKAERKRRKSAGGRRKTRRSWWAVPPLLVTGEAVAATDASMPSCVTDRGRGARTRAMQGRSKARAGEESPLPWLRSPTSSSPQARVTVIHGGAKEREGPRGKEGCSRSAAAVGRMAALADLLAAIYACRYIAGAPRRRRNPSSWFEFRYLRVEIKVVVEPPELLVAAFTRGNCRSCRLIGQRVIVAFRARFTD